From a single Streptomyces liliifuscus genomic region:
- a CDS encoding serine/threonine-protein kinase, giving the protein MNGAALPLRIGPYLVERQLGAGGMGEVYLAYSVAGEPVAVKVIRPDRTDPHTRARFEREATIARTISGTGRVARFIDADPFAEQPWLAMDYVPGRPLADVVKSQGPLSTPLVASLGALLAEGLAAVHAAGLVHRDLKSQNVVLGDFGPVIIDFGLGAFVGASNASLTQAGVVIGTVRCMPPEQALGEVDVTKAADVYGLGTVLLYAATGHYPYDGARWEAVAAQVVNAEIGPDLSGLPAELTPIVTAMLAHKAEDRPSLEEVTRQCADLMRLLGTSPARARCALIQETTPKDHPTMVLPQPDTPMLDRLDSLERLLREESASPAGGIPVPPPDGESDPNCPAESGIESDVENSPPPVLVPEPLPGTGSPAEPAPQRGRPPASRRVADELRKRYAMGPALTWSKR; this is encoded by the coding sequence GTGAACGGCGCGGCTCTGCCGTTACGTATCGGTCCGTATCTCGTCGAGCGGCAGCTTGGTGCGGGCGGGATGGGGGAGGTGTACCTCGCCTACTCCGTCGCGGGTGAACCGGTCGCCGTGAAGGTGATCCGGCCCGACCGCACGGATCCGCACACGCGCGCCCGTTTCGAACGCGAGGCGACGATCGCGCGCACGATCTCGGGCACGGGCCGTGTGGCCCGTTTCATCGACGCGGATCCGTTCGCCGAGCAGCCCTGGCTGGCCATGGACTACGTCCCCGGCCGCCCGCTCGCCGACGTCGTGAAGAGCCAGGGCCCGCTGTCCACACCACTGGTGGCGAGCCTCGGCGCGCTGCTGGCCGAGGGGCTCGCCGCCGTGCACGCCGCGGGCCTGGTCCACCGCGACCTGAAGTCACAGAACGTCGTCCTCGGCGACTTCGGTCCGGTGATCATCGACTTCGGCCTCGGTGCCTTCGTCGGGGCGTCCAATGCATCGCTCACACAGGCCGGTGTGGTCATCGGCACCGTGCGCTGCATGCCACCTGAACAGGCCCTGGGTGAGGTGGATGTGACAAAGGCGGCTGACGTGTACGGCCTGGGCACCGTGCTTCTGTACGCGGCGACCGGACACTACCCGTACGACGGCGCCCGGTGGGAGGCGGTCGCCGCGCAGGTCGTCAACGCCGAGATCGGCCCCGATCTGTCCGGGCTGCCCGCTGAACTGACCCCCATCGTGACGGCCATGCTGGCGCACAAGGCGGAGGACCGCCCCTCCCTGGAGGAGGTGACCCGGCAGTGTGCCGATCTGATGCGTCTGCTGGGCACTAGTCCGGCCCGGGCACGGTGCGCTCTGATCCAGGAGACGACGCCGAAGGACCATCCCACGATGGTGCTGCCCCAGCCTGACACACCGATGCTGGACCGACTCGACTCGCTCGAAAGGCTGCTGCGCGAAGAGTCGGCGTCCCCGGCGGGGGGCATCCCCGTCCCGCCGCCCGACGGTGAATCCGATCCGAACTGCCCGGCCGAGAGCGGTATCGAGAGCGACGTGGAGAATTCGCCCCCACCCGTGCTCGTGCCGGAGCCTCTGCCCGGAACCGGAAGCCCGGCTGAACCCGCACCGCAAAGGGGCCGTCCTCCCGCTTCGCGGCGGGTCGCCGACGAGTTGCGCAAGCGCTACGCGATGGGACCGGCGCTCACCTGGTCGAAGCGCTGA
- a CDS encoding DEAD/DEAH box helicase: MTAAIQPEVPESRDADTTRAASPAGARPAFAPGAQVRIRDEQWLVKSVAESRDGLMVEVSGVSSFVRGTDAVFYSGLDQIDVLDPRKTRLVPDDTSKHAKARLYLEAVIRKTALPQTEHGIALADSFLMDRQKHQLRPAELALSMRNPQPRLLIADVVGLGKTLEIGVTLSELIRRGRGERILVVTPAHVLEQFQRELWTRFALPLVRLDSTGIQRIQQEIPSGRNPFAHFKRVIVSVDTLKSATYSHHLENITWDAVVIDESHNLVNKGTRNNRLARRLAEQTDALILASATPHNGDAESFAELIRMLDPAAIADPKNYKVADLDHLYIRRTKTDREVRDGLKGKPWAERGCSLPVPAPATRKEIAVLEKLASEWTPGDPNRSSVCADPLVGYNFLKAFLSSHVALRKSLAARRTYLDNPKSGMVKGKDGKKADSPERRAALAAEGRALAELESLVADLTDEDSAKLDALVRTLKDKLRVGPHSERRVVIFSERVHTLDWLAREVPARLGFKKKNQAKPDATRPWKAYDGAVEVMHGDTTNEQQQQEIVDRFGRREEPVRLLFTGDIASEGVNLHHQCHDLVHYDLPWSLIRIEQRNGRIDRYGQAVSPEFRALTLTADVPWRRDEESGEMLTLDDRLVGTRLLRREAQAHEIETGEGSAEAVTGLYNDKKEEDRLTRDLIKGSTVERSIKQSQQESGGVLAGLLAGANARLADPTAAPATLGTAAVPEADVPHVFAGTKAYFHAAVDLIYPQADREALDWKPETANGRIEFTPPDDLQYRFRELPKSYLEQEKILTTPKYDGTLRITFDKQYAADRLEAARNAKQGKTDQPTSQWPNVSYVSDIHPVLDWVTDKVLAKLRYDEAFVLAHQPDTAKAKRIDAALPEALTGPVYLLQGVYSNAAGKPTVVEWMAVTGLAAAVPRVWRMDSAFLAACGVGPAMAGRAQPVDPGLLQALVPSAVDAAETHLCERRADYDKQVDSYLAPYEDRVQVWEQGALIAVGNQQRRIQQVYDTAARRRDLVRRLRTDGDPMLRVLGVLDPLHTSTVSTAHAEESAR; the protein is encoded by the coding sequence GTGACCGCGGCGATACAGCCCGAGGTTCCTGAGTCGCGCGATGCCGACACAACACGGGCTGCGTCCCCAGCCGGTGCGCGGCCGGCCTTCGCCCCCGGCGCCCAGGTACGCATCCGCGACGAGCAGTGGCTCGTGAAGTCCGTCGCGGAGTCTCGTGACGGACTCATGGTCGAGGTCAGCGGGGTTTCCTCGTTCGTCCGCGGTACAGACGCGGTGTTCTACTCCGGTCTCGACCAGATCGACGTACTCGATCCGCGCAAGACCCGGCTCGTGCCCGACGACACCTCCAAGCACGCCAAGGCCCGCCTCTACCTGGAGGCCGTCATCCGCAAGACCGCGCTGCCGCAGACCGAGCACGGCATCGCGCTCGCCGACTCCTTCCTCATGGACCGGCAGAAGCATCAGCTACGCCCCGCCGAGCTGGCGCTGTCCATGCGCAACCCGCAGCCCCGGCTGCTGATCGCCGACGTGGTCGGTCTGGGCAAGACGCTGGAGATCGGCGTCACGCTCTCGGAGTTGATACGGCGCGGGCGCGGCGAGCGCATCCTCGTGGTCACGCCCGCGCATGTGCTGGAGCAGTTCCAGCGCGAGCTGTGGACCCGCTTCGCCCTGCCGCTGGTGCGCCTGGACTCCACCGGCATCCAGCGCATCCAGCAGGAGATCCCGTCCGGCCGGAACCCGTTCGCCCACTTCAAGCGTGTCATCGTCTCCGTCGACACCCTCAAGTCTGCGACGTACTCCCACCATCTGGAGAACATCACCTGGGACGCGGTGGTCATCGACGAGTCGCACAACCTCGTCAACAAGGGCACCCGCAACAACCGCCTGGCCCGCCGCCTCGCCGAGCAGACCGATGCGCTGATCCTGGCGTCCGCGACTCCGCACAACGGTGACGCCGAATCCTTCGCCGAGCTGATCCGGATGCTCGATCCGGCGGCGATCGCCGACCCCAAGAACTACAAGGTCGCCGACCTCGATCACCTCTACATCAGGCGTACCAAGACCGACCGCGAGGTGCGCGACGGCCTCAAGGGCAAGCCCTGGGCCGAGCGCGGCTGCTCCCTGCCGGTGCCGGCTCCGGCGACGCGGAAGGAAATCGCCGTCCTGGAGAAACTCGCGAGCGAGTGGACCCCGGGAGACCCGAACCGTTCGTCGGTCTGTGCCGATCCGCTGGTCGGCTACAACTTCCTGAAGGCCTTCCTCTCCTCCCACGTCGCCCTGCGGAAATCCCTCGCCGCCCGCCGCACCTACCTGGACAACCCCAAGAGCGGCATGGTGAAGGGCAAGGACGGCAAGAAGGCGGACTCCCCCGAGCGCCGCGCCGCCCTGGCGGCCGAGGGCAGAGCCCTCGCCGAGCTGGAGTCACTGGTCGCCGACCTCACCGACGAGGACTCCGCCAAGCTCGACGCGCTCGTCCGCACGCTGAAGGACAAGCTTCGCGTCGGCCCGCACTCCGAGCGCCGCGTCGTGATCTTCTCCGAGCGGGTCCACACCTTGGACTGGCTGGCCCGGGAAGTCCCGGCCCGGCTCGGTTTCAAGAAGAAGAACCAGGCCAAGCCCGACGCAACACGCCCCTGGAAGGCGTACGACGGCGCTGTCGAGGTCATGCACGGCGACACCACCAACGAGCAGCAACAGCAGGAGATCGTCGACCGCTTCGGCCGGCGCGAGGAGCCGGTGCGGCTGCTGTTCACCGGTGACATCGCCTCCGAGGGCGTCAACCTGCACCACCAGTGCCACGACCTCGTCCACTACGACCTGCCCTGGTCCCTCATCCGCATCGAGCAGCGCAACGGACGTATCGACCGCTACGGGCAGGCGGTCAGCCCCGAGTTCCGTGCCCTCACCCTCACCGCCGACGTGCCCTGGCGGCGTGACGAGGAGAGCGGCGAGATGCTCACGCTCGACGACCGGCTCGTCGGCACCCGTCTGCTGCGCCGCGAGGCCCAGGCGCACGAGATCGAGACCGGCGAGGGCAGCGCCGAGGCCGTCACCGGCCTCTACAACGACAAGAAGGAAGAGGACCGCCTCACCCGCGACCTCATCAAGGGCAGCACGGTCGAGCGTTCCATCAAGCAGTCCCAGCAGGAGTCCGGCGGGGTCCTCGCGGGACTCCTCGCCGGCGCCAACGCCCGGCTCGCCGACCCTACGGCCGCCCCTGCCACGCTCGGCACGGCCGCGGTACCCGAGGCCGACGTGCCCCACGTCTTCGCCGGCACCAAGGCGTACTTCCACGCCGCGGTGGACCTCATCTACCCCCAGGCCGACCGCGAGGCCCTCGACTGGAAGCCGGAGACGGCCAACGGCCGCATCGAGTTCACTCCGCCCGACGACCTGCAGTACCGCTTCCGCGAGCTGCCGAAGTCGTACCTGGAGCAGGAGAAGATCCTCACGACACCCAAGTACGACGGCACGCTGCGCATCACCTTCGACAAGCAGTACGCCGCCGACCGCCTGGAAGCCGCCCGCAACGCCAAGCAGGGCAAGACCGACCAGCCCACCTCGCAGTGGCCCAATGTCTCGTACGTCTCCGACATCCACCCGGTCCTCGACTGGGTGACGGACAAGGTCCTCGCCAAGCTCCGGTACGACGAGGCGTTCGTCCTCGCCCACCAGCCCGACACCGCCAAGGCCAAACGGATCGACGCAGCCCTGCCGGAGGCCCTCACCGGCCCGGTCTACCTCCTTCAGGGCGTCTACTCCAACGCGGCGGGCAAACCGACGGTCGTGGAGTGGATGGCCGTCACCGGCCTCGCAGCGGCCGTTCCTCGCGTGTGGCGCATGGACTCCGCGTTCCTCGCCGCCTGCGGTGTGGGCCCCGCCATGGCTGGCCGCGCCCAGCCGGTCGACCCCGGCCTCCTCCAGGCGCTCGTCCCCTCGGCCGTCGACGCGGCCGAGACCCATCTGTGCGAGCGCCGCGCCGACTACGACAAACAGGTCGACTCGTACCTGGCCCCGTACGAGGACCGGGTGCAGGTCTGGGAGCAGGGCGCCCTGATCGCCGTCGGCAACCAGCAGCGCCGCATCCAGCAGGTGTACGACACCGCCGCGCGCCGCCGCGACCTCGTACGCCGTCTGCGGACCGACGGCGACCCGATGCTGCGAGTCCTCGGCGTCCTCGACCCCCTCCACACCAGCACCGTGTCCACCGCGCACGCCGAGGAGTCCGCACGATGA
- a CDS encoding DEAD/DEAH box helicase: protein MSTTYGLADEGARKALHSFLGDETTGMFRGPYLRLRTPFTPADDGWQQHLDWVRTDGWTPYAHQARAFSRLTSKDGHLPQPTLVTTGTGSGKTESFLYPVLDHCARERGAGNDGVKAVFLYPMNALATDQAARINQLLIDYDKLSGVRAGLYIGEKAATHYDRVYTRRQDMQLSPPDILITNYKMLDLLLQRAADAPLWDGSDIGYVVVDEFHTYDGAQGTDVAMLLRRLAIAVDANQPGKPLGSITPVATSATLASGTDADGVAQLLSVATNVFGAEFTEDAIVGEDRLTVDEFILGEDESIPDARFLPGQATPPETLTSLPDPASGSEALADLAEAVTGSRVTEPVVLGAALKRNRLTYAVLNAFDSTVRTYDEVLDVMRRSGAKSWDEAITTRPQIAAVALARFVALLAVARDPEAPTPINRPLVQIEVHQWARSVTRMLRGVLPWPKAEFAWDTAGARSQSRTTPDTTTSRDTKLFLPAVYCRECGRSGWSVLAPESDFEELNFEAHKIRRATVTADKAKVRTLVAATDNEAREGNGRTAMDPAAQKSLTTGGAGVLMVLDGLSQRLRLPDPQGDYDDEGNPAPAGPDSAFVLVQLGDTAERAAKDDWCPACGTHNAIRFVGTGAAALAAASVTQLFTGGEMDKEQRETKTLMFNDSVQDAAHRAGFVASRSYTFSLRALFTKHLSEQRPSALNDLVADVVAATTDRETLAAVVPPDLHDDTGVARLLSGAGRGGDRKTWDLIGERFAFEAVMEFGHRSRNGRTLELTRTAAAWVEIPDVRAAVAIARAAHEEAAHRGLALTEHDDARYLAFLRGLLERLRTRGAVGHRWLEKFLDEAGTSRYFIWGGRPRGMKAFPKGVSAPSFLLARPKSSSEFDFAAGRLSWYQTWAQRCLDMTREQADEFWVRLLPRLTDAGLLAARTPSDTAVRLYGLQPGAIRLQLLPDAQVNESYVRCPKCFWEQTVHPSLLAQYHGQPCQAYRCAKGRLVAGDRWLETVDRHDRDRDYRDDYYRSLYRRAGTYQVITAEHTGLLSRPKRERVEDAFRNGEGFNDPNVLSCTPTLEMGIDIGDLSAVVLGALPRRPANYAQQAGRAGRRTGNAFLLTIPDRSRRDLYFLDRPRDMIDGRIVPPGSYLSAIEILRRQYTAHLLDLAARGRLLREDGRPLSALSRRVDELFGPSGYLADFTDAALAHGKELVAGFLALFPTGVSDTAKKELEKYAVRGIRSAIEKAEREWERENQKLRTRIRTIRSAIDELKEGDDEQAGTKAELEAELGAISRQGATRQRQPAQTVLCDLGLLPNYALIDATTTLDATVFWPEGTTPEGRVRYKSKSFSYGRPRGFALSELAPGNTFYAEGYKHRITGIDIVTGRDQDWRHWRFCPSCGYVRAENAENDTTPCPRCEETGIADSGCLRQIVQPSVVTARDKREDARIGDESDDRDRRFYTIVDMVDIDPKDFAVGKSWRHTKEIFGVDYTRRAVIRRINAGPLSIGAQENDQLAGKPVRIAPFFVCTACGAASADGRPVFDDDRDAVDNSANRQRELKHHAPWCPLRRGKKGVDQEPVLLAHELETEALRVLLPAATVLVEEKVHSFQAALRLGVDGAFGGDPQHLATTLATMPDRDTAETRHFLVLYDRLPHGTGYLDRLTDSAAFRQVLEGARGLLVECPCNGEGVQACHLCLYLYADEQHIDRVSRKAALEILDELLGTDTDAWDTKKVGNTDQIGLDGQVESDLEARFLKALRGWAGQRADAVLEESGDNSAYLRLDEVGTVHGWRLTAQRNEGYTRTDFTFERVDGPRQKITVYLDGHRYHATRHHNRLAGDADKRNRLRSEGRAVFQLTWDDLDAFERLTNTAESAAGREPAEPVWPPYPRSAQDLAKQLYAERGADDLADSAFTDPMTMLLAYLRSPDDAAWGRRASAVVGGLFGTGKEMLVGNGAPDQTRQTLDRLLDAWGRTDGIDPAAVQGTGTLNLFQTCDESGLPVAFLVDGVTSRWSALACLDDTARDQLGTPEHKARWRSWLQWSNILQFLAHDGGDGVQLTTATAGRFDTAILKAFDGLGELESLVVQYGTAAPAPQPVPTEASNETPPEAPMRDLLWDQEILEYLDEDEPDAPLTRLARVLADCGKKAPAYGYELGERGWLADFAWDHGDQRIAVMAEPYDQADEESDKTWSAYRDAGFTIRSADDWLADLDTLLTALPDVTARPDSEEQSAAR from the coding sequence TTGTCCACGACGTACGGCCTCGCGGACGAGGGCGCCAGAAAAGCCCTGCACTCGTTCCTCGGGGACGAGACGACGGGCATGTTTCGCGGACCATACCTCCGCCTCCGCACGCCGTTCACCCCGGCCGACGACGGCTGGCAGCAGCACCTGGACTGGGTGCGTACCGACGGCTGGACGCCATACGCCCACCAGGCCCGTGCCTTCTCCCGGCTCACCTCGAAGGACGGGCACTTACCTCAGCCCACCCTGGTCACCACGGGCACGGGGTCCGGCAAGACCGAGTCGTTCCTGTACCCCGTACTCGATCACTGCGCCCGTGAGCGCGGGGCCGGGAACGACGGGGTCAAGGCGGTCTTCCTCTATCCGATGAACGCCCTGGCCACCGACCAGGCGGCCCGTATCAACCAACTCCTCATCGATTACGACAAGTTGAGCGGCGTACGAGCCGGCCTGTACATCGGTGAGAAGGCGGCGACGCACTACGACCGGGTCTACACCCGCCGCCAGGACATGCAGCTGTCCCCGCCGGACATCCTGATCACCAACTACAAGATGCTCGACCTGCTCCTGCAGCGTGCCGCCGACGCACCGCTGTGGGACGGCAGTGACATCGGCTACGTGGTCGTCGACGAGTTCCACACGTACGACGGCGCGCAGGGAACCGACGTCGCCATGCTGCTGCGCCGCCTGGCCATCGCCGTCGATGCCAACCAGCCCGGCAAGCCGCTCGGCTCGATCACCCCCGTCGCCACCTCCGCGACCCTCGCCTCCGGCACCGACGCCGACGGAGTGGCCCAACTCCTCTCCGTCGCCACCAACGTCTTCGGTGCCGAGTTCACCGAGGACGCGATCGTCGGCGAGGACCGGCTGACGGTCGACGAGTTCATTCTCGGCGAGGACGAGTCGATCCCAGACGCGAGATTCCTTCCCGGTCAGGCAACGCCCCCCGAGACCCTGACCTCCTTACCGGACCCGGCCTCCGGCTCCGAAGCACTCGCGGACCTCGCCGAGGCCGTCACCGGAAGCCGCGTCACCGAACCGGTCGTCCTCGGCGCCGCGCTCAAGCGCAACCGGCTCACGTACGCGGTCCTGAACGCCTTTGACAGCACTGTGCGCACCTACGACGAGGTGCTTGACGTGATGCGCCGCAGTGGGGCGAAGAGTTGGGACGAGGCGATCACGACGCGGCCGCAGATCGCCGCAGTGGCCCTCGCCCGCTTCGTCGCCCTGCTGGCCGTGGCGCGCGACCCGGAGGCGCCGACCCCGATCAACCGACCCCTCGTCCAGATCGAGGTGCACCAGTGGGCGCGGTCCGTCACGCGCATGCTGCGTGGTGTACTGCCTTGGCCGAAGGCCGAGTTCGCGTGGGACACGGCCGGGGCGCGGAGCCAGTCGCGTACGACGCCGGACACCACCACCTCCCGCGACACCAAGCTCTTTCTGCCCGCGGTGTACTGCCGTGAGTGCGGGCGTTCCGGGTGGTCGGTCCTAGCCCCCGAGTCGGACTTCGAGGAGCTGAACTTCGAGGCCCACAAGATCCGCCGAGCCACCGTCACCGCCGACAAGGCCAAGGTGCGCACCCTGGTGGCGGCCACCGACAACGAGGCCCGCGAGGGCAACGGCCGTACCGCCATGGACCCGGCGGCACAGAAGTCGCTGACGACCGGCGGCGCGGGCGTGCTCATGGTGCTCGACGGTCTGTCCCAGCGCCTGCGTCTGCCCGATCCCCAGGGCGACTACGACGACGAGGGCAACCCGGCGCCCGCCGGCCCCGATTCCGCCTTCGTCCTCGTCCAGCTCGGCGACACTGCTGAACGCGCCGCCAAGGACGACTGGTGTCCGGCCTGTGGCACGCACAACGCGATCCGCTTCGTCGGTACGGGTGCCGCCGCGCTCGCGGCCGCGTCCGTCACCCAGCTGTTCACCGGCGGGGAGATGGACAAGGAGCAGCGTGAGACGAAGACGCTGATGTTCAACGACTCGGTGCAGGACGCCGCGCACCGGGCCGGGTTCGTCGCCTCCCGCTCGTACACCTTCTCCCTGCGGGCCCTGTTCACCAAGCATTTGAGCGAGCAGCGGCCCAGTGCGCTCAACGACCTCGTCGCCGACGTCGTCGCGGCGACCACCGACCGTGAGACGCTCGCCGCCGTCGTCCCGCCGGATCTGCACGACGACACGGGCGTGGCTCGTCTGCTTTCGGGCGCGGGGCGGGGCGGGGACAGGAAGACCTGGGACCTGATCGGTGAACGGTTCGCGTTCGAGGCCGTGATGGAGTTCGGTCACCGCTCCCGCAACGGCCGTACCCTCGAACTGACCCGTACCGCGGCCGCCTGGGTGGAGATCCCCGACGTACGGGCGGCCGTGGCGATCGCACGCGCCGCCCATGAGGAAGCCGCCCACCGGGGGCTGGCGCTCACCGAACACGACGATGCCCGGTATCTGGCGTTCCTGCGTGGGCTGTTGGAGCGGCTGCGTACACGGGGTGCGGTCGGGCACCGGTGGCTGGAGAAGTTCCTCGACGAGGCGGGTACCAGCCGCTACTTCATCTGGGGTGGCCGCCCGCGCGGAATGAAGGCCTTCCCCAAGGGCGTCTCCGCGCCGAGCTTCCTGCTGGCGCGGCCCAAGTCGAGCAGCGAGTTCGACTTCGCCGCGGGGCGTCTGTCCTGGTACCAGACCTGGGCGCAGCGCTGCCTCGACATGACCCGTGAACAGGCCGACGAGTTCTGGGTGCGGCTGCTGCCCCGGCTCACCGACGCCGGGCTGCTCGCGGCACGGACCCCGAGCGACACGGCCGTACGCCTCTACGGCCTACAACCGGGCGCCATCCGGCTGCAGTTGTTGCCCGACGCGCAGGTCAACGAGTCGTATGTGCGCTGCCCGAAGTGCTTCTGGGAGCAGACCGTCCACCCCTCGCTTCTGGCCCAGTACCACGGGCAGCCCTGCCAGGCGTATCGCTGCGCGAAGGGACGGCTGGTCGCTGGTGACCGTTGGCTTGAGACCGTCGACCGCCACGACCGGGACCGCGACTACCGCGACGACTACTACCGCAGCCTGTACCGCCGAGCAGGCACCTACCAGGTCATCACCGCCGAGCACACCGGTCTGCTCTCCCGCCCCAAGCGCGAACGCGTCGAGGACGCCTTCCGCAACGGCGAGGGGTTCAACGACCCCAACGTACTGTCCTGCACGCCCACTCTGGAGATGGGCATCGACATCGGCGACCTGTCCGCCGTCGTCCTCGGTGCCCTTCCGCGCCGACCCGCCAACTACGCCCAGCAGGCGGGCCGAGCCGGGCGCCGTACCGGTAACGCCTTCCTGTTGACCATCCCCGACCGCTCCCGCCGCGACCTGTACTTCCTCGACCGGCCACGGGACATGATCGACGGACGGATCGTGCCACCGGGCTCGTATCTGTCGGCCATCGAGATCCTGCGCCGCCAGTACACCGCCCACCTCCTCGATCTCGCGGCACGCGGCCGGCTGCTACGCGAGGACGGCAGGCCGCTGTCCGCACTGTCACGCCGGGTCGACGAACTCTTCGGCCCCTCCGGCTACCTCGCCGACTTCACCGACGCCGCCCTCGCCCACGGCAAAGAGCTCGTCGCGGGCTTCCTCGCACTCTTCCCGACCGGCGTGAGCGACACCGCCAAGAAGGAGCTGGAGAAGTACGCGGTACGCGGCATCCGCAGCGCGATCGAGAAGGCCGAGCGGGAGTGGGAGCGCGAGAACCAGAAGCTGCGCACCCGTATCCGTACGATCCGTTCCGCAATCGACGAACTCAAGGAAGGTGACGACGAACAGGCGGGTACCAAGGCGGAGTTGGAGGCCGAGCTCGGAGCCATCTCCAGGCAGGGCGCCACACGCCAGCGCCAGCCCGCACAGACAGTGCTGTGCGACCTCGGCCTGCTGCCCAACTACGCCCTCATCGACGCCACGACCACCCTCGACGCCACCGTCTTCTGGCCCGAGGGCACCACGCCCGAGGGACGCGTCCGCTACAAGTCGAAGTCGTTCTCCTACGGGCGGCCGCGCGGCTTCGCCCTGTCCGAACTCGCCCCCGGCAACACCTTCTACGCCGAGGGGTACAAGCACCGGATCACCGGCATCGACATCGTCACCGGCCGGGACCAGGACTGGCGCCACTGGCGCTTCTGCCCCTCGTGCGGTTACGTCCGCGCCGAGAACGCCGAGAACGACACGACACCTTGCCCTCGCTGCGAGGAGACGGGTATCGCCGACTCCGGCTGTCTGCGGCAGATCGTTCAGCCCAGTGTCGTGACGGCCCGCGACAAGCGGGAAGACGCCAGGATCGGCGACGAGAGCGACGACCGCGACCGCCGCTTCTACACCATCGTCGACATGGTCGACATCGACCCCAAGGACTTCGCGGTGGGCAAGTCCTGGCGGCACACCAAAGAGATCTTCGGCGTCGACTACACCCGACGTGCCGTCATCCGCCGTATCAACGCCGGGCCGCTCAGCATCGGCGCCCAGGAGAACGACCAGCTCGCCGGGAAGCCTGTGCGCATCGCTCCCTTCTTCGTGTGCACCGCCTGCGGAGCCGCGAGCGCCGACGGACGACCGGTCTTCGACGACGACCGCGACGCCGTCGACAACTCCGCCAACCGCCAGCGCGAACTCAAGCACCACGCCCCCTGGTGCCCGCTGCGGCGCGGCAAGAAGGGGGTGGACCAGGAACCGGTCCTGCTCGCCCACGAGTTGGAGACCGAAGCGCTGCGCGTACTGCTGCCCGCGGCGACCGTCCTCGTCGAGGAGAAGGTCCACTCCTTCCAGGCGGCCCTGCGCCTGGGCGTGGACGGCGCCTTCGGCGGCGACCCACAGCACCTCGCCACCACCCTGGCCACCATGCCGGACCGGGACACCGCGGAGACACGGCACTTCCTGGTCCTGTACGACCGTCTCCCGCACGGCACCGGCTACCTCGACCGCCTCACCGACTCCGCCGCCTTCCGGCAGGTGCTGGAGGGTGCGCGCGGGCTGCTGGTGGAGTGCCCCTGCAACGGGGAAGGCGTGCAGGCCTGCCACCTCTGTCTGTACCTCTACGCCGACGAACAGCACATCGACCGCGTCTCCCGCAAGGCCGCCCTGGAGATCCTCGACGAACTCCTGGGGACCGACACCGACGCCTGGGACACCAAGAAGGTCGGCAACACCGACCAGATCGGTCTTGACGGACAGGTCGAGTCCGACCTAGAGGCCCGCTTCCTCAAGGCGCTGCGCGGGTGGGCCGGACAGCGCGCCGACGCCGTCCTTGAGGAGAGCGGCGACAACAGCGCCTACCTGCGTCTGGACGAGGTCGGCACCGTGCACGGCTGGCGTCTGACCGCTCAGCGCAACGAGGGTTACACCCGCACCGACTTCACCTTCGAACGCGTCGACGGCCCCCGGCAGAAGATCACCGTCTACCTCGACGGACACCGCTACCACGCCACCCGCCATCACAACCGGCTCGCCGGCGACGCCGACAAGCGCAACCGGCTCCGGTCCGAGGGCCGCGCCGTCTTCCAGCTCACCTGGGACGACCTCGACGCCTTCGAGCGGCTGACGAACACGGCCGAGTCCGCCGCGGGGCGCGAGCCGGCCGAGCCGGTGTGGCCGCCGTACCCGCGCAGTGCCCAGGACCTCGCCAAGCAGCTCTATGCCGAACGCGGTGCTGACGACCTCGCCGACTCCGCCTTCACCGACCCGATGACCATGCTTCTCGCCTACCTGCGCAGTCCGGACGACGCGGCTTGGGGCAGGCGGGCATCGGCCGTCGTCGGCGGACTCTTCGGCACCGGCAAGGAGATGCTCGTCGGCAACGGCGCCCCCGACCAGACCCGGCAGACACTCGACCGTCTCCTCGACGCCTGGGGCCGCACTGACGGCATCGACCCGGCGGCCGTACAGGGCACCGGCACACTCAACCTGTTCCAGACCTGCGATGAGTCAGGGCTCCCTGTCGCCTTCCTCGTCGACGGGGTAACCAGCCGCTGGTCCGCCCTGGCCTGCCTCGACGACACCGCACGCGACCAGCTCGGCACGCCCGAACACAAGGCGCGCTGGCGCTCCTGGCTCCAGTGGTCCAACATCCTTCAGTTTCTCGCCCACGACGGCGGCGACGGGGTCCAGCTGACCACCGCCACCGCAGGCCGCTTCGACACCGCGATCCTCAAGGCCTTCGACGGCCTCGGCGAACTTGAGTCCCTCGTCGTCCAGTACGGCACCGCCGCACCCGCACCGCAGCCCGTGCCAACGGAGGCGTCCAACGAGACTCCTCCCGAAGCACCGATGCGGGATCTGCTGTGGGACCAGGAGATCCTCGAATACCTCGACGAGGACGAACCTGACGCCCCTCTCACCCGCCTCGCCCGCGTGTTGGCCGACTGTGGCAAGAAGGCCCCCGCCTACGGCTACGAGCTCGGCGAACGCGGGTGGCTCGCCGACTTCGCCTGGGACCACGGTGACCAGCGGATCGCCGTCATGGCCGAGCCGTACGACCAGGCGGACGAGGAGAGCGACAAGACCTGGAGCGCCTACCGCGACGCCGGGTTCACCATCCGCTCGGCCGACGACTGGCTCGCTGATCTCGACACCCTGCTCACCGCGCTCCCCGACGTCACCGCCCGTCCCGACTCCGAAGAACAGAGTGCCGCCCGATGA